From one Planococcus citri chromosome 3, ihPlaCitr1.1, whole genome shotgun sequence genomic stretch:
- the Oseg4 gene encoding WD repeat-containing protein 35, with protein MFIYLSKKIAIPNNLKVNCVQWSSENGCIAAGGEDGLLKIMKLDSEKTKNAGGTSMNQNLEGHSGNVQIVAWNEQYQKLTSSDDNGLIIVWVLHKGTWYEEMINNRNKSVVKGVAWNYDGQKVCIAYEDGAVIVGSVDGSRIWGKELKKLGLTAVQWSPNSKYILFGTRNGELHLYDDEGVFTTKIKVCCLPAVHVIIHIAAIHWYNGRNGYVEENCPVLAIVYQSGHMQLMKNQHDEKPIILDIGMYVSSCRWNHDGSILAVTGSTILVGEAKETNIVQFFSPYGEHIRTLKLPGSQVSDCSWEGSSLKIALAVDTFVFFANIRPNYSWCYFSNTVVFPVKNHLKNETVVTFWDTKNNECNQKIVKSLLSLDAHKDHCVMAIETETSSAQYMLMVCNVLTTVIDCKFMDLKPIWVCINSTHIFAASQENFIVWHYITPKSRSSMFKLGNASHKKERLYHIDDTPSGVAEVIQDLDKNFEFSSRSQPTKDPICCMTCSNKTLLIGRRSGTIQRYTLPQVALIQRFALSTRPQSIAINCNSTKFSVIDCTGALSLINLHKDIPDKYGVSKEDGGVQIDRRDVWDMKWASDNPQYLAIMERNRMYVLKDGLPEEPINSSAYIADFENLEIKGVLLDEVITSADKLSPESVINFETKSLRDTRELLQKIGIQEATAFIEKNPHPRLWRLLAEAALQNLDLTTAEMAYVRCNDYGGIQLIKKLSNIQNVQLKKATIAAYFGKFDEAEELYLMADRRDLAIEQREKLGDWFKVIELMRTASVSSDSQMTKAWNNIGDYFLERNKLEAAKEYYLKASNYEKLIVCYQYLEDYDSLESCVSMLPEQSPLLKKIGEIFMNVGMCSQSVNAYLKCDAVQTAAEVCVKLNEWDRALQLANQYKTNVQILQMFEKHVHQLLQKGKTLDTIQLYRKAERYLEAAELLFDLANDQSKKYPPALMKKMYVLVGLLVEDYLKHAKVKSKSEGSRAKTIGGIDVDSIRSIKLLDNPWYYAEAYHLLMLSQLQMMNGNLDSALKIAVRLRNYDDILDPIQIYSIITTSAICCKAFDTASKAFIELEAIPSERQKEYELMALNLFSKNEPKDPTDKFSRCSNCSRVNSLWDSKCEGCNVQGMVCMATGQIIENISDGWQCTVCKHFTLFAQMVSMKTCPLCHSPSKL; from the exons ATGTTCATCTACTTAAGCAAGAAA ATCGCTATACCCAACAATTTAAAAGTAAATTGCGTTCAATGGAGCTCAGAAAACGGCTGTATAGCTGCCGGAGGAGAAGATGGGCTGCTGAAGATAATGAAGCTGGATTCAG aaaaaaccaaaaacgccGGTGGAACCTCGATGAACCAAAACCTAGAAGGACATTCCGGTAATGTACAGATTGTAGCTTGGAACGAACAGTATCAGAAGTTGACTTCCAGTGATGATAATGGGTTGATAATTGTATGGGTATTACATAAG GGCACATGGTACGAAGAAATGATTAACAATCGAAATAAATCTGTAGTTAAAGGTGTGGCTTGGAATTACGATGGACAAAAAGTATGCATCGCTTATGAAGATG GAGCTGTAATTGTGGGATCAGTCGATGGAAGTCGTATTTGGGGCAAAGAGTTGAAAAAGCTCGGATTAACAGCTGTTCAATGGTCTCCAAACTCTAAATATATTTTATTCGGTACTCGAAATGGTGAATTGCATCTGTACGACGATGAAGGAGTATTTACG ACGAAAATCAAAGTATGCTGTTTGCCTGCTGTTCACGTGATCATTCATATTGCAGCTATTCATTGGTATAATGGTCGTAATGGTTATGTCGAAGAGAATTGCCCTGTTCTAGCCATAGTTTATCAATCAGGACACATgcagttgatgaaaaatcagcacGATGAAA aacctATCATATTAGATATCGGTATGTACGTTAGCAGCTGTCGATGGAATCACGATGGTAGTATTTTGGCTGTAACCGGTTCTACGATTTTAGTAGGAGAGGCCAAAGAGACGAACatagttcagtttttttcaccTTATGGCGAG CACATTCGTACGTTGAAATTACCCGGTAGCCAGGTCTCTGATTGCAGCTGGGAAGGTAGTTCGTTGAAGATCGCTTTAGCTGTGGATACGTTTGTATTTTTCGCCAACATTAGACCGAATTATTCGTGGTGTTATTTCTCCAATACAGTTGTGTTTCCggtgaaaaatcatttaaaaaatgaaaccgtCGTTACGTTCTGGGATACGAAAAATAACGAA TGTAAtcagaaaattgtcaaatcgTTACTTTCACTGGATGCTCATAAAGATCATTGTGTGATGGCCATTGAAACTGAAACGTCCAGTGCTCAGTATATGTTGATGGTGTGCAATGTTTTGACTACAGTGATCGATT gtaaatttatgGATCTGAAACCGATCTGGGTTTGTATCAATAGTACCCATATTTTTGCTGCTTCTCAAGAAAATTTCATCGTGTGGCATTACATAACTCCAAAATCACGATCTTCGATGTTCAAATTGGGAA ACGCCAGTCacaaaaaagaaagactttatCACATCGACGACACACCTTCCGGAGTAGCTGAAGTTATTCAAGATCTGGATAAAAATTTCGAG TTTTCATCGAGGTCGCAG CCTACCAAAGATCCAATTTGCTGCATGACGTGTTCCAATAAAACGCTTTTGATCGGAAGACGTAGCGGAACAATTCAGAGATACACTCTACCTCAAGTTGCTCTTATTCAGAGATTCGCTCTGTCCACCAGACCTCAATCTATAGCTATAAATTGCAATAGCAC AAAATTCTCCGTTATCGATTGCACCGGAGCTCTCTCATTGATCAATTTGCATAAAGATATCCCTGACAAGTACGGTGTGAGTAAAGAAGACGGTGGAGTGCAAATCGACAGAAGAGATGTTTGGGATATGAAATGGGCCTCTGATAATCCGCAATATTTAGCGATTATGGAACGAAATCGAATGTACGTGTTGAAAGACGGGCTTCCAGAAGAACCTATCAATAGTTCAGCGTATATAGCTGATTTTGAG AATTTAGAAATCAAAGGGGTGCTATTGGATGAAGTTATTACATCTGCGGATAAACTGAGTCCAGAAagtgtaattaattttgaaacgaaatctCTACGTGATACAAGAGAACTGctacaaaaaattggtattcAAGAAGCGACCGCTTTTATCGAGAAAAACCCTCATCCGAGATTATG GAGATTACTGGCTGAAGCAGCTCTCCAAAACTTGGACTTGACCACAGCTGAGATGGCCTACGTTCGATGCAACGATTACGGAGGTATTCAGCTCATCAAGAAATTATCAAACATACAAAACGTTCAACTCAAAAAAGCCACCATCGCCGCATATTTTGGCAAATTCGACGAAGCTGAAGAACTCTACTTGATGGCTGATCGTCGAGACTTGGCAATCGAGCAACGTGAAAAACTAGGAGACTGGTTCAAGGTGATCGAATTAATGAGAACAGCCTCGGTGAGCTCGGATAGCCAGATGACCAAAGCGTGGAATAATATAGGAGATTATTTCCTGGAAAGGAATAAATT AGAAGCTGCCAAAGAGTATTATTTAAAAGCGAGCAATTACGAAAAACTAATCGTCTGTTATCAGTATTTAGAAGATTACGACTCCCTAGAATCGTGTGTATCCATGTTACCTGAACAGAGTcccttattgaaaaaaattggcgagATATTTATGAACGTAGGAATGTGCTCGCAATCTGTCAACGCGTATTTGAAG tgtgatGCTGTCCAAACGGCCGCAGAAGTATGTGTCAAGCTCAACGAATGGGATCGAGCTCTTCAATTAGCCAATCAGTACAAAACAAACGTACAAATTTTGCAAATGTTCGAAAAACACGTCCATCAATTGCTTCAAAAAGGCAAAACACTAGATACTATTCAACTTTATCGTAAAGCAGAACGATATTTGGAAGCTGCCGAGTTGCTTTTTGAT TTGGCCAATGATCAAAGTAAAAAATATCCTCCTGCTTTGATGAAGAAAATGTATGTTTTGGTAGGCTTACTGGTAGAGGATTACCTCAAGCATGCTAAAGTGAAATCGAAATCTGAAG GTAGTCGAGCTAAAACAATCGGAGGTATCGATGTAGACTCAATCAGAAGTATTAAATTACTGGACAATCCTTGGTATTATGCTGAAGCTTACCATCTACTCATGTTATCACAATTGCAAATGATGAATG GTAATCTCGATTCTGCTTTAAAAATAGCTGTCAGGTTACGCAACTACGACGATATACTCGATCCAATACAAATATACAGCATCATCACAACTTCTGCCATTTGCTGTAAAGCTTTTGATACAGCTTCGAAAGCATTCATAGAATTAGAAGCAATTCCATCA GAACGTCAGAAGGAGTACGAATTGATGGCTTTAAATCTGTTCAGTAAAAATGAACCCAAAGATCCCACCGATAAATTTTCCAGATGCTCAAATTGCTCACGTGTCAATTCGTTATG ggatTCCAAATGTGAGGGGTGTAACGTTCAAGGAATGGTGTGCATGGCTACTGGACAAATCATTGAGAACATATCCGATGGATGGCAATGTACTGTATGCAAACATTTCACCCTTTTTGCCCAAATGGTGTCGATGAAAACATGCCCGTTGTGTCATTCACCTTCAAAactgtga